From a single Silene latifolia isolate original U9 population chromosome 6, ASM4854445v1, whole genome shotgun sequence genomic region:
- the LOC141658677 gene encoding serine carboxypeptidase-like 18, with the protein MKITLYLFYLILLISIIWASLAQQNIVNTLPGYPGDLPFTLETGYVGVGEEEEVQLFYYFIESERDVERDPLILWLTGGPGCSALSGLVLEIGPFMFNVTASNSESDTPILERNPYSWTKIASIIFLDSPVGTGFSYATTSDGYYTSDTLQSTHIYDFLRKWLIKHPKFSRSSLYISGDSYSGRIVPIVVQNILQGNKIGVMPKLNLQGYVLGNPTTAHADGNANFKYAHRVSLLSDDLFKSAMKSCNGDFVNGNAKNTECKKTIQVMNQVTSSIDQAQVLEHSCFLISPKPRKKLSPQYYQNLHIDQESCRTHHYRLAYLWADDEQVREALHIREGSIGRWTRCNYSLAYKADAQSAFDYHMNFSRIESLQALIYSGDQDMLVPYLGTLEWINELKIRTSSEWRPWFVDGQVAGYVTEFSHSSYHLVHTTIKGGGHTAPEYKPRECLAMMDRWLSMIHL; encoded by the exons ATGAAGATAACACTTTACTTGTTTTACTTAATCCTACTAATCTCAATAATTTGGGCATCACTAGCTCAACAAAATATTGTCAATACTCTACCTGGTTATCCCGGCGATCTTCCCTTCACTCTCGAAACCGG ATATGTAGGAGTTGGAGAAGAAGAGGAAGTGCAACTATTCTATTACTTCATTGAATCAGAGAGAGATGTAGAAAGGGATCCTCTTATATTATGGCTCACTGGTGGCCCTGGTTGCTCTGCTCTTTCTGGGCTCGTTTTGGAGATCG GCCCATTTATGTTCAATGTTACGGCAAGTAATTCAGAATCGGACACCCCAATACTCGAGCGAAACCCATATTCATGGACCAAG ATAGCCAGCATAATATTTTTAGACTCACCCGTGGGTACAGGATTCTCCTATGCAACCACTTCTGACGGATATTACACTAGTGATACTTTGCAATCAACTCATATTTATGATTTCTTAAGAAAA TGGCTTATCAAGCATCCCAAATTCAGCAGAAGTTCTTTATATATCTCCGGAGACTCGTACTCCGGCCGAATTGTCCCAATTGTTGTTCAAAATATTTTACAAG GAAATAAAATCGGGGTTATGCCTAAGCTGAATTTGCAG GGATATGTTCTCGGCAATCCAACTACAGCCCACGCTGATGGAAATGCAAACTTCAAGTACGCACATAGAGTTTCGTTGTTATCGGATGATCTCTTCAAG TCTGCGATGAAGAGTTGTAATGGTGACTTTGTAAATGGTAACGCAAAGAACACGGAGTGCAAAAAGACTATACAGGTTATGAACCAA GTTACGAGTTCAATCGACCAGGCACAAGTGTTGGAGCATAGTTGTTTCCTTATATCACCGAAGCCACGGAAGAAGCTATCACCACAATACTATCAAAACCTTCATATCGATCAAGAATCTTGTCGG ACTCATCACTACCGGCTCGCTTACTTGTGGGCTGATGATGAACAAGTTAGAGAAGCTTTGCACATCAGAGAG GGAAGCATAGGTCGTTGGACTAGATGTAATTACAGTTTAGCATATAAAGCGGATGCTCAATCCGCCTTTGACTATCATATGAATTTCTCAAGAATAGAGTCGCTTCAAGCGCTAATTTACAG TGGCGATCAAGACATGCTTGTACCATACCTGGGCACACTTGAGTGGATTAATGAACTGAAAATTCGCACAAGCAGTGAATGGAGGCCATGGTTCGTTGATGGTCAAGTTGCCGG ATATGTTACAGAGTTCTCGCATTCATCTTATCACTTGGTTCATACTACGATTAAG GGTGGAGGTCACACGGCTCCAGAGTATAAGCCTCGAGAATGCCTTGCTATGATGGACCGATGGCTTTCAATGATCCATTTATGA